One genomic region from Spirulina subsalsa PCC 9445 encodes:
- a CDS encoding ferredoxin--nitrite reductase, giving the protein MNTAIQTEIKLNKIEKAKLEKDGLAIKDELEHFAKIGWEALDKTDLEVRLKWLGIFFRPVTPGKFMLRLRIPNGVLNSPQMRVLAEIIQRYGEDGSGDITTRQNIQLRGVRLEDIPDIFRKLEQVGLTSIQSGMDNVRNLTGSPVAGLDAEELIDTRELLQKLQDVITNNGQGNYTFSNLPRKFNIAIEGGRDNSIHAEINDVAFIPAYREGQLGFNVLLGGYLSAQRCAEAIPMGVWVPANDEVIDLSCAILKVYTENGAAEGLRQTRQKARLMWLLDKWGMEKFRAEVAKVLGRELFPAAPEDEITQEKKDYLGVHAQKQPGYYYVGLHVPVGRLSADKMFEIARLAQVYGNGEIRLTVEQNVILPFVAEGNVEALLSEPLLEEFTVSPDPLVRSLVSCTGNHYCNFALIETKARGLKFAQQLDQELNIPQRVRIHWTGCPNSCGQPQVGDIGLLGTKVRKDGKTVEGVDIYTGGKVGKDAKLGNLFRKGVPCDELPEVLREILVDQFGATEKSD; this is encoded by the coding sequence ATGAATACAGCAATACAAACAGAAATCAAACTCAATAAAATAGAAAAGGCGAAGCTAGAAAAAGATGGTTTAGCGATTAAAGATGAGTTAGAACATTTTGCTAAAATTGGCTGGGAAGCACTGGATAAAACGGATTTAGAAGTGCGTTTAAAATGGTTAGGTATTTTCTTCCGTCCCGTGACACCGGGTAAATTTATGTTGCGTTTACGGATTCCTAATGGTGTGCTAAATAGCCCACAGATGAGGGTTTTGGCAGAAATCATCCAACGTTACGGCGAGGATGGCAGTGGGGATATTACAACGCGGCAAAATATCCAGTTACGCGGGGTTAGATTAGAAGATATTCCTGATATTTTTCGGAAGTTAGAACAGGTTGGGTTAACCAGTATTCAATCCGGCATGGATAATGTGCGCAACTTAACAGGTTCTCCAGTCGCGGGTTTAGATGCCGAGGAGCTAATTGATACTAGAGAATTATTGCAAAAATTGCAAGATGTCATCACGAATAACGGTCAAGGAAATTATACCTTTAGTAATCTTCCTCGAAAGTTTAATATTGCCATTGAGGGGGGACGAGATAACTCGATTCACGCAGAAATTAATGATGTTGCCTTCATTCCCGCTTATCGGGAGGGACAGTTAGGGTTTAATGTGTTGTTGGGAGGGTATTTATCGGCCCAACGCTGTGCTGAGGCCATTCCGATGGGGGTGTGGGTGCCGGCCAATGATGAGGTGATTGACCTGAGTTGTGCCATTTTAAAGGTTTATACGGAAAATGGAGCCGCAGAGGGATTGCGACAAACTCGGCAAAAAGCGCGTCTGATGTGGTTGCTGGATAAATGGGGGATGGAGAAGTTTCGCGCTGAGGTAGCGAAGGTTTTGGGACGAGAATTATTCCCAGCGGCCCCAGAGGATGAAATTACCCAAGAGAAGAAGGATTATTTAGGGGTTCATGCTCAAAAACAGCCCGGTTATTATTATGTAGGATTGCACGTTCCGGTGGGTCGTTTATCTGCCGATAAAATGTTTGAAATAGCGCGTCTGGCCCAGGTGTATGGTAATGGTGAAATCCGTTTGACGGTGGAACAAAATGTGATTTTACCCTTTGTGGCCGAGGGGAATGTTGAAGCGTTGCTGTCGGAACCGTTGCTGGAGGAGTTTACAGTGAGTCCGGATCCTTTGGTGCGATCGCTTGTTTCTTGTACCGGAAACCATTACTGTAATTTTGCCCTCATTGAAACCAAAGCACGAGGGTTAAAATTTGCCCAACAGTTAGATCAGGAATTGAATATTCCCCAACGGGTGCGCATTCATTGGACAGGGTGTCCTAATTCCTGTGGACAGCCTCAAGTAGGGGATATTGGTTTATTAGGAACTAAAGTCCGTAAGGATGGGAAAACAGTAGAAGGGGTGGATATTTACACCGGAGGCAAGGTCGGCAAGGATGCTAAACTCGGCAATTTATTCCGCAAAGGGGTTCCTTGTGATGAGTTGCCGGAGGTGTTGCGGGAGATTTTAGTTGACCAGTTTGGGGCAACGGAAAAGAGCGACTGA
- a CDS encoding E3 ubiquitin ligase family protein — protein MILSIIGLVLIGVGIFGFFRRKTLSNHLLSLKLTDSSKIAELQEMQQSITQELGQPGAFCELVKLRGQLRCKNPLMAQLSQRPCVYYKASITEKYETVEWEADSEGKRRKVRRTKTRTINQNESQINFLLEDETGKIKINPNEAKIDAIQVVNRFEPATNQGLSVSWGGVSLNLPTRFDSDYKTLGYQYNEEILPIDIDISIFGELRDQDNELVVKRPGDKKQPFLISHKSQDEVLQDQEKELSNTILWSTLCPILGVILIIIGLVTGV, from the coding sequence ATGATTTTAAGTATTATTGGCTTGGTTCTCATTGGCGTTGGTATTTTTGGCTTTTTTCGTCGCAAAACCTTAAGCAATCATTTGTTAAGCCTTAAGTTAACCGATTCTTCAAAGATTGCTGAATTGCAAGAGATGCAACAAAGTATTACCCAAGAATTAGGTCAACCGGGAGCTTTTTGTGAACTGGTTAAATTACGGGGTCAACTGCGCTGTAAAAACCCTTTAATGGCTCAATTATCCCAACGTCCTTGTGTTTACTATAAGGCTTCGATTACAGAAAAATATGAAACAGTGGAATGGGAAGCGGATAGTGAAGGGAAGCGGCGAAAAGTCAGGAGAACGAAGACGAGAACTATTAACCAAAATGAAAGCCAGATCAATTTTTTGTTAGAAGATGAGACGGGGAAAATTAAAATTAATCCCAATGAAGCTAAAATTGATGCCATTCAAGTGGTAAATCGTTTTGAACCTGCGACTAATCAAGGACTTTCTGTTTCTTGGGGAGGGGTTTCTCTGAATTTACCGACTCGGTTTGATTCAGATTATAAAACGCTAGGTTATCAGTATAACGAAGAAATTTTACCGATCGATATTGATATTTCAATCTTTGGGGAATTGCGAGATCAAGATAATGAGTTAGTGGTTAAACGTCCGGGAGATAAAAAACAACCCTTTTTAATTTCCCACAAATCACAGGATGAAGTGCTTCAAGACCAAGAAAAAGAACTTTCTAATACTATTCTCTGGTCTACCCTTTGTCCAATTTTAGGGGTTATTTTAATTATTATTGGGCTGGTCACAGGAGTTTAA
- a CDS encoding Uma2 family endonuclease encodes MTISLDCEIFYPDSDGQPMADNTLQFRWIVLIKENLELLFADQPDVFVAGDLLWYPVEGRPEIRVAPDALVAFGRPKGERGSYKQWEEDNISPQVVFEILSPGNRLAEMGKKQQFYDDYGVEEYYIYNPNRNDLHGLYRTAEGLRPIEEIQNWTSPRLGIRFVLSGTTLELYRPDGRPFLSFLELEQRAEQERQRAELERQRAEQERQRAEQADQRAEQERQRAEQANQRAELEQQQAEQERQRAERLAAKLRALGIDPES; translated from the coding sequence ATGACCATTTCCTTGGATTGTGAGATTTTCTATCCTGATAGTGACGGTCAGCCCATGGCAGACAATACCTTACAATTTCGCTGGATTGTACTGATTAAAGAAAACCTAGAACTGCTTTTTGCTGACCAGCCTGATGTTTTCGTAGCCGGAGATTTACTCTGGTATCCTGTGGAAGGCCGCCCAGAAATCCGAGTCGCTCCTGATGCTTTAGTAGCATTTGGTCGCCCTAAAGGAGAGCGAGGGTCTTATAAACAATGGGAAGAGGATAATATTTCCCCTCAAGTCGTCTTTGAAATCCTCTCCCCCGGCAATCGTTTAGCTGAAATGGGCAAAAAGCAGCAATTTTACGACGACTACGGGGTAGAAGAATATTATATTTACAACCCGAACCGCAATGATTTACATGGACTATACCGTACAGCAGAAGGATTGCGGCCAATAGAAGAAATCCAGAACTGGACAAGTCCCCGTTTAGGGATTCGTTTTGTTTTAAGTGGGACGACTTTGGAACTGTATCGTCCCGATGGGCGACCCTTCCTAAGCTTTTTGGAGTTGGAACAACGAGCCGAACAGGAACGGCAAAGAGCCGAACTGGAACGCCAACGAGCCGAACAGGAACGCCAACGAGCCGAACAAGCTGACCAGAGGGCCGAACAGGAACGTCAACGAGCCGAACAAGCTAACCAAAGGGCGGAATTGGAACAGCAACAAGCTGAACAGGAACGCCAACGTGCCGAACGATTAGCTGCCAAACTGAGAGCTTTAGGGATTGACCCTGAAAGCTAA